From one Lactiplantibacillus paraplantarum genomic stretch:
- the gltX gene encoding glutamate--tRNA ligase: protein MAKSKIRVRYAPSPTGHLHIGNARTALFNYLFARHNKGKFILRIEDTDLKRNVKDGEKSQMDNLTWLGIDWDEGPDKGGDFGPYRQSERKSIYDPLIQQLIDEGKAYESYMTEDELSAQREAQKARKEMPHYVYEFAGMTEDEKQAKIAAAKEAGIQPVVRFHVPENTTYAWDDMVKGNVSFESKTVGGDFVIKKRDGMPTYNFAVVVDDHMMEISHVFRGDDHVANTPKQLMIYEAFGWQPPKFGHMSLIINTETGKKLSKRDETVLQFIEQYRELGYLPEAMLNFIILLGWSPVGESELFSKREFIKMYDEKRLSKSPAAFDGKKLEWVNNQYIKKADENEVFAMSIRQLIKAGRLPQRPDMSQIEWTRTLVSLFKNQMSYTGQIVDLADLFFNGPADINDEAKAELDNDTALPVLKEFRQRIEDIDVFEATAIQKTIKSIQKDTKIKGRALYMPIRIAVSHEMHGPELPETIELLGRETTKKHLDAMIAELAK, encoded by the coding sequence TTGGCAAAGAGCAAGATTCGTGTGCGTTACGCACCAAGTCCAACTGGCCATTTACACATTGGTAATGCTCGGACTGCATTGTTTAACTATTTATTTGCCCGGCATAATAAGGGAAAGTTCATTCTTCGGATCGAAGACACCGACTTAAAGCGGAATGTTAAAGACGGTGAAAAGAGTCAGATGGATAACTTAACGTGGTTAGGAATTGATTGGGACGAAGGTCCAGATAAGGGTGGCGACTTTGGCCCTTACCGTCAATCCGAACGGAAATCAATCTATGACCCGTTGATTCAACAATTAATTGATGAAGGTAAAGCCTACGAATCTTACATGACGGAAGATGAATTATCGGCGCAACGCGAAGCTCAAAAGGCGCGCAAAGAAATGCCACACTACGTCTATGAATTTGCTGGCATGACGGAAGATGAAAAACAGGCGAAGATTGCGGCAGCTAAGGAAGCTGGTATCCAACCGGTTGTTCGGTTCCACGTCCCAGAAAACACGACCTATGCTTGGGATGACATGGTTAAAGGAAACGTTTCGTTTGAATCTAAGACGGTTGGTGGCGACTTTGTCATCAAAAAACGTGACGGGATGCCAACGTATAACTTTGCGGTGGTTGTTGATGACCATATGATGGAAATTAGCCACGTCTTCCGCGGTGATGACCACGTTGCTAATACACCAAAGCAATTAATGATTTACGAAGCTTTTGGTTGGCAACCACCGAAGTTCGGTCACATGAGTTTAATTATTAATACCGAAACTGGTAAGAAGTTAAGTAAGCGTGACGAGACCGTGTTACAATTCATCGAACAATACCGTGAATTGGGTTACTTACCAGAAGCGATGCTCAACTTCATCATTCTCTTGGGATGGTCACCAGTTGGCGAAAGCGAATTGTTCAGCAAACGTGAATTCATCAAGATGTATGATGAAAAGCGGTTGAGCAAGTCGCCAGCCGCTTTTGATGGCAAGAAGTTGGAATGGGTGAATAACCAATACATTAAGAAGGCTGACGAAAATGAAGTCTTTGCAATGTCAATTCGCCAATTGATCAAGGCCGGCCGGTTACCACAACGGCCAGATATGAGTCAGATCGAATGGACCCGGACGTTGGTTTCACTATTCAAGAACCAAATGAGCTACACCGGTCAAATTGTTGATTTGGCAGACCTCTTCTTCAATGGCCCAGCTGATATCAATGATGAAGCTAAGGCCGAACTTGATAATGATACGGCACTGCCTGTCTTAAAGGAATTCCGGCAACGAATCGAAGACATTGACGTCTTCGAAGCGACGGCCATTCAAAAGACGATCAAGAGCATTCAGAAGGATACTAAGATCAAGGGCCGCGCATTATACATGCCGATCCGGATCGCCGTTTCCCACGAAATGCACGGACCGGAATTGCCAGAGACAATTGAATTACTAGGACGTGAAACGACTAAAAAGCATCTTGATGCTATGATCGCAGAACTTGCCAAGTAA
- the cysS gene encoding cysteine--tRNA ligase — MLSVFNTLTRQKEPFKPITPRVVKMYVCGPTVYNYIHIGNARSAIAFDTIRRYFEYCGYHVDYVSNFTDVDDKLIKRAAEDHTTVPAVADRFIKAFMEDTTAVNIEPATVHPRASENIPEIIAFVQALIEKGYAYESAGDVYYRARKFKKYGQLSDQRIDDLEVGASQHTADEETDRKEDPIDFALWKAAKPGEISWESPWGAGRPGWHIECSVMSTKYLGDTFDIHGGGQDLEFPHHENEIAQSEAKTGKTFANYWLHNGFVTVGDDNEKMSKSLGNFVTVHDIIKTVDPQVLRFFMATTQYRRPIQYTQANLDEAANNLDKLRNAYRNLTFRLQDATSGADAAVSEQLQTLTANFGTAMDDDFNVQNGVAAVYELAKLANVYAAKSTVQKDTLLALQTALANLTGVFGVTFEATGEVLADDAIQALIDEREAARQAKDFAKADQIRDDLKAQGIILEDTPQGVRFRKE; from the coding sequence ATGTTAAGTGTTTTTAATACGTTAACGCGTCAAAAAGAACCGTTTAAACCCATCACCCCCAGAGTTGTGAAAATGTATGTCTGTGGGCCGACCGTTTACAATTACATTCATATCGGTAATGCGCGTTCCGCGATTGCCTTTGATACCATTCGACGGTATTTTGAATATTGCGGTTACCACGTTGACTATGTCTCCAACTTCACGGATGTGGATGATAAGCTGATCAAACGTGCCGCTGAAGATCACACCACGGTGCCAGCAGTTGCTGATCGATTCATTAAGGCCTTTATGGAAGATACGACGGCAGTCAATATTGAACCAGCCACGGTGCACCCACGGGCTTCGGAAAATATTCCGGAGATTATTGCGTTTGTTCAAGCACTAATTGAAAAAGGTTACGCTTACGAATCAGCTGGCGACGTGTATTACCGCGCTCGTAAATTTAAGAAGTATGGTCAACTATCCGACCAACGAATTGATGATCTAGAAGTGGGAGCTAGTCAGCATACTGCTGATGAAGAAACCGATCGTAAAGAAGACCCAATTGATTTTGCCCTTTGGAAAGCTGCTAAGCCCGGTGAAATCTCATGGGAATCGCCATGGGGCGCGGGCCGACCCGGTTGGCATATCGAATGCTCAGTCATGTCCACGAAATACTTGGGTGATACGTTCGATATTCACGGTGGCGGTCAAGATCTTGAGTTTCCACATCATGAAAATGAAATTGCCCAGAGTGAAGCGAAGACTGGCAAGACATTTGCCAACTATTGGTTGCACAATGGTTTTGTGACGGTTGGCGACGACAATGAAAAGATGAGTAAGTCACTGGGTAACTTTGTGACGGTCCACGATATTATTAAAACGGTCGATCCACAAGTGCTACGGTTCTTCATGGCGACGACCCAGTACCGGCGACCAATTCAATATACGCAGGCCAACTTAGATGAAGCGGCTAATAACTTAGATAAGTTACGTAATGCCTATCGTAATCTTACTTTCCGCTTGCAAGATGCCACAAGTGGGGCAGATGCCGCGGTATCTGAGCAATTGCAGACCCTTACGGCTAACTTTGGAACCGCAATGGATGATGATTTCAATGTTCAAAACGGCGTAGCTGCAGTATATGAGCTGGCTAAGCTGGCAAATGTCTATGCGGCGAAATCGACGGTTCAAAAGGACACCCTGCTTGCGCTACAAACTGCATTGGCTAACTTGACAGGCGTGTTCGGAGTTACCTTTGAAGCCACCGGTGAAGTACTTGCCGATGACGCGATTCAAGCATTGATCGACGAACGAGAAGCAGCACGTCAAGCTAAGGATTTTGCTAAGGCTGACCAGATTCGTGATGACTTGAAAGCTCAGGGAATTATTTTAGAAGATACGCCTCAGGGTGTGCGGTTTAGAAAGGAATAA
- a CDS encoding Mini-ribonuclease 3 yields MQVDYQQLNGIALAYLGDAVYEPFIRQHLIESGFTKATKLHHHATHYVSAKAQAALIERMQVEDVLTPTEVDVFKRGRNAKSHTSAKHTDVVTYRISTGFEAVFGYLQLTQQTDRIAELAQWCIKQVDEGRVSNVK; encoded by the coding sequence ATGCAAGTTGATTATCAGCAGTTAAACGGAATTGCACTCGCGTACCTTGGTGACGCGGTGTATGAACCGTTTATTCGGCAACATTTGATTGAGAGTGGTTTTACTAAGGCCACTAAGTTGCATCACCATGCGACGCACTACGTTTCAGCCAAGGCCCAAGCGGCGTTGATTGAACGGATGCAGGTTGAAGATGTTTTAACACCGACCGAAGTAGATGTTTTTAAGCGCGGACGCAATGCAAAGAGTCACACGTCGGCTAAGCACACTGATGTTGTGACTTATCGGATTTCGACTGGGTTTGAAGCTGTTTTTGGGTATTTACAATTGACCCAGCAGACGGATCGGATTGCGGAACTTGCACAGTGGTGCATTAAACAAGTTGATGAAGGGCGGGTTTCCAATGTCAAATAA
- the rlmB gene encoding 23S rRNA (guanosine(2251)-2'-O)-methyltransferase RlmB translates to MSNNEQDQTAADFVIGRHPAMAAIKSDQQINKVFIQSGLQADVLNDIAKIAKKRNLIVQYVPKQKLDRLTDNANHQGVAVGVAAFEYATIDDLFAVAKAKNEAPFFLILDNIEDPHNLGSIMRTADAAGAHGIIIPKRRAVGLTSTVAKTSTGAIEHVKVARVTNLVQTVKQLQEAGLWIFGTDMNGTDYRQWDASGAVGLIIGNEGKGISPLLKKSVDEMLTIPMIGHVQSLNASVAASLLIYQGYTSRHPLGK, encoded by the coding sequence ATGTCAAATAACGAACAGGACCAGACAGCAGCTGATTTTGTGATTGGTCGGCACCCCGCGATGGCGGCGATTAAAAGTGATCAGCAAATTAACAAAGTTTTTATCCAAAGTGGATTACAAGCGGATGTGCTGAATGACATCGCTAAGATTGCTAAAAAACGCAATTTGATCGTACAGTACGTGCCAAAACAAAAGCTAGATCGACTAACCGATAATGCCAATCATCAAGGAGTTGCCGTCGGGGTGGCTGCTTTTGAATATGCAACGATTGATGATTTGTTTGCGGTTGCTAAGGCTAAGAATGAAGCACCGTTTTTCTTGATCTTAGATAATATCGAAGATCCACATAATTTAGGTTCGATTATGCGGACAGCGGATGCGGCCGGTGCTCACGGTATCATTATTCCAAAGCGCCGGGCCGTTGGATTAACCAGTACGGTGGCGAAGACTTCTACGGGGGCCATCGAACACGTGAAAGTTGCTCGGGTCACTAATTTAGTTCAAACCGTTAAACAATTACAAGAAGCGGGTCTCTGGATTTTTGGAACCGACATGAACGGGACGGATTACCGGCAGTGGGATGCCTCTGGTGCCGTTGGTTTGATTATTGGCAATGAGGGCAAGGGGATTTCACCGTTACTCAAAAAGAGTGTCGATGAAATGCTAACGATTCCAATGATTGGGCACGTTCAAAGTTTGAATGCGAGTGTGGCAGCCAGCCTATTAATTTATCAAGGCTACACGTCTCGGCATCCACTGGGAAAATAA
- a CDS encoding NYN domain-containing protein — MKQQLLIVDAYNMIGNWPELNHLKQTDRLPQARDELISMLTEYKKITGLNISLVFDAMYVPGNSKSYRQADLEIIWTSKDQTADSYIEKYAGEKQSRVLQVTVATSDQAEQWVIFSEGALRVPALELRQRVKTALKEVRHTAVRTQDLGAVRKSPWNDDQLSALDQYRQQLERNHVKHHRK, encoded by the coding sequence ATGAAACAACAATTATTAATTGTCGATGCTTATAATATGATTGGTAATTGGCCGGAACTCAATCATTTAAAACAAACGGACCGGTTACCCCAAGCTCGTGATGAGCTAATTAGCATGTTGACGGAATATAAAAAAATTACGGGTCTTAATATTAGCTTGGTGTTTGATGCGATGTACGTGCCAGGTAATTCTAAGAGTTATCGGCAAGCTGATCTTGAAATTATTTGGACGAGTAAGGATCAGACTGCTGATAGTTATATTGAAAAGTATGCGGGTGAAAAGCAATCACGGGTTCTCCAAGTGACAGTCGCAACTAGTGACCAAGCAGAACAGTGGGTGATTTTTTCGGAAGGTGCGTTACGAGTACCTGCCTTGGAATTGCGTCAACGAGTTAAGACTGCCTTGAAAGAGGTGCGCCACACGGCTGTGCGCACTCAGGACCTTGGGGCTGTTCGCAAATCGCCATGGAATGATGATCAACTGTCAGCATTAGATCAGTATCGTCAACAATTAGAGCGTAATCACGTTAAGCACCATCGTAAGTAA
- a CDS encoding sigma-70 family RNA polymerase sigma factor, translating to MNEQQLICLAAAGDDMSIGALARQYAPVVWRLRRQYYVRNFDEDDWLQEGRIAVYRAAKKYQRLRLCSFGAYYRVLLSNQIIDHIRRTQARKRRPEGELLSLDVDDEDTLCKLQTTHISTLDVVHVREQVRTFPTVCSPFEGLVFADLLAGHSPERIALSRHVEVSQVINATDRCRKKMRDLLQAAA from the coding sequence GTGAATGAACAGCAATTGATCTGCTTAGCTGCCGCTGGTGATGATATGAGTATTGGAGCACTGGCTCGGCAGTATGCGCCGGTTGTTTGGCGGCTGCGGCGTCAATATTATGTACGGAACTTCGATGAAGATGATTGGCTCCAAGAAGGCCGGATTGCAGTTTATCGGGCTGCTAAGAAATATCAGCGGCTGCGATTATGCAGTTTTGGTGCTTACTACCGGGTACTATTGAGTAATCAGATTATTGATCATATTCGGCGGACCCAAGCTCGCAAGCGCCGTCCAGAGGGTGAGTTGTTGTCACTTGATGTTGATGATGAAGACACACTTTGTAAGCTGCAAACAACCCACATTTCAACCTTAGACGTGGTTCATGTTCGTGAACAGGTCCGAACTTTTCCGACCGTTTGCTCGCCGTTTGAAGGCCTTGTCTTTGCCGATCTGTTAGCGGGGCATTCACCGGAACGGATCGCACTGAGTCGGCACGTCGAGGTGTCCCAGGTGATTAATGCCACGGATCGGTGTCGTAAGAAGATGCGGGACTTGTTACAAGCCGCTGCCTGA
- the rpmG gene encoding 50S ribosomal protein L33 — protein sequence MAQKKVALACTVCGSRNYTIDANPNRTDRLEVKKFCKYCGKHTLHRETR from the coding sequence ATGGCACAGAAAAAAGTTGCACTGGCATGTACCGTTTGTGGTTCACGAAACTACACGATTGATGCTAACCCGAATCGAACTGACCGCTTAGAAGTTAAGAAATTTTGTAAATATTGTGGTAAACACACACTTCATCGTGAAACGCGGTAG
- the secE gene encoding preprotein translocase subunit SecE, whose protein sequence is MRLFKFFGQVGHEMKKVTWPTWRENRRDSWTVVSTSLFFVAFFALFDWIIQLLLQMLTSWH, encoded by the coding sequence ATGCGCTTATTTAAATTTTTTGGTCAAGTTGGACACGAAATGAAAAAAGTGACCTGGCCGACTTGGCGTGAAAATCGTCGTGATTCTTGGACAGTTGTCTCAACATCACTGTTCTTCGTGGCGTTTTTCGCTTTGTTTGATTGGATTATTCAATTATTATTACAAATGTTAACAAGCTGGCATTAA
- the nusG gene encoding transcription termination/antitermination protein NusG, with amino-acid sequence MVESVEKRWYVLHTYAGYENKVSSNLESRIQSMGMEDNIFRVVVPEEEAHEVKNGKDKVEMKKIFPGYVLVEMVMTDQAWYIVRNTPGVTGFLGSHGQGSKPTPLLPDEAEQILHQLGMSARHTELDVEVGEQVTIIDGAFSGLSGEITEIDNEKMKLKVNINMFGRETSTELDFDQVDQIR; translated from the coding sequence ATGGTCGAGTCTGTTGAAAAAAGATGGTATGTCCTACATACCTATGCTGGTTATGAAAACAAGGTTAGTTCTAACTTGGAATCCCGTATTCAATCCATGGGAATGGAAGATAATATCTTCCGTGTCGTTGTGCCCGAAGAAGAAGCACATGAAGTCAAGAATGGGAAAGATAAGGTCGAAATGAAGAAGATCTTCCCTGGTTACGTCTTGGTTGAAATGGTCATGACGGATCAAGCTTGGTATATTGTTCGGAATACACCAGGTGTTACTGGGTTCTTAGGATCACATGGGCAAGGTAGTAAACCAACACCATTGTTACCAGATGAAGCGGAACAAATCTTGCATCAATTAGGGATGAGCGCTCGTCATACCGAATTGGATGTCGAAGTTGGCGAACAAGTGACGATCATTGACGGGGCCTTCTCTGGTCTTTCCGGCGAAATCACGGAAATTGACAACGAAAAGATGAAGCTCAAGGTTAATATCAATATGTTTGGTCGGGAAACAAGTACTGAATTGGACTTCGATCAAGTTGACCAGATTCGGTAG
- a CDS encoding alpha/beta hydrolase: MAEVILVIIGVLVFGILSRITFKFWQYGRPQHLRQPIPANSADDSAVTLFIPGYAGNRFSFGGMLQRFTAGGIANKSLVVMIDRHNHPHVTGELDAYRPMVQLIFATPRVAVRQQAAGVLAVVQYLIAHEHVQTINLVAHSMGGVVLFQYLTTAAKLVNLPEVRKVVTIGAPFNDSEVGQNTYPIENHPLTATGPTKTTPVYNYFLRTLQRLPNTISYLNIAGNIGDAVQSDGAVALNSALSLRFLLRPTRDQYQEFVVHGKNARHSRLHENYEVDRQIVQFLYPDTTKKVAGEK, translated from the coding sequence TTGGCAGAAGTAATTTTAGTCATCATCGGCGTCTTAGTGTTCGGTATTTTGAGTCGAATCACGTTTAAATTTTGGCAGTATGGGCGGCCGCAGCATTTGCGGCAACCGATACCAGCTAATTCAGCGGATGATAGTGCCGTTACGTTGTTTATTCCAGGTTATGCGGGCAATCGGTTTTCATTTGGTGGTATGCTGCAACGTTTTACGGCGGGCGGTATTGCCAATAAGTCACTAGTTGTGATGATCGATCGGCACAATCATCCCCATGTGACCGGTGAGCTAGATGCTTATCGACCAATGGTGCAGCTGATTTTTGCCACGCCGCGAGTTGCCGTACGACAGCAAGCAGCTGGCGTGTTGGCGGTCGTTCAGTATTTAATTGCGCATGAACATGTTCAAACGATTAATTTAGTGGCCCATTCAATGGGTGGGGTTGTCTTATTTCAATACCTCACAACGGCAGCTAAACTGGTGAATTTGCCAGAAGTCCGCAAGGTTGTCACAATTGGGGCGCCGTTCAATGATAGTGAGGTCGGGCAAAATACTTATCCGATTGAAAACCACCCGTTGACGGCAACTGGCCCAACTAAAACCACGCCCGTTTATAATTATTTTTTGCGAACGCTCCAACGATTGCCAAATACGATTTCGTATTTGAATATTGCGGGTAACATTGGCGATGCGGTGCAAAGTGATGGGGCGGTCGCTTTAAATAGTGCACTGTCGTTGCGCTTCTTATTGCGGCCAACACGTGACCAGTATCAAGAATTTGTGGTACATGGCAAGAATGCACGCCATTCACGACTACATGAAAATTACGAAGTTGATCGGCAAATCGTCCAATTTTTATATCCAGATACCACAAAAAAGGTTGCTGGTGAAAAATAG
- the rplK gene encoding 50S ribosomal protein L11, with product MAKKVANVVKLQIPAGKATPAPPVGPALGQAGINIMGFTKDFNARTADQAGMIIPVVITVYEDRSFDFITKTPPAAVLLKKAAGVESGSGEPNTKKVATVTKDQVKQIAETKMQDLNAADVEAAMRMIEGTARSMGFTVEG from the coding sequence GTGGCTAAAAAAGTAGCTAACGTTGTTAAATTACAAATTCCTGCGGGCAAAGCAACACCTGCTCCGCCAGTTGGCCCAGCTTTAGGTCAAGCAGGTATCAATATCATGGGTTTCACAAAGGATTTCAATGCTCGTACTGCTGATCAAGCAGGTATGATCATCCCCGTTGTGATTACGGTGTACGAAGATCGTTCATTCGACTTCATCACTAAGACCCCACCTGCTGCCGTTCTATTAAAGAAAGCTGCCGGTGTTGAAAGTGGTTCCGGTGAACCTAACACGAAGAAGGTTGCAACTGTAACCAAAGATCAAGTTAAGCAAATCGCCGAAACTAAAATGCAAGATCTAAACGCAGCTGATGTTGAAGCAGCTATGCGCATGATCGAAGGTACTGCTCGGAGTATGGGATTCACCGTCGAAGGCTAA
- the rplA gene encoding 50S ribosomal protein L1, with product MAKKSKQYQEAAKLVDRDKAYDVTEAVDLVKKMDFAKFDATVEVAFKLNVDTKQADQQLRGAVVLPNGTGKDQTVIVFAKGDKAKEAEAAGADFVGETDLVQKIQDGWLDFDVAIATPDMMAQVGRLGRVLGPKGLMPNPKTGTVTMDVAKAVNDSKAGKVTYRTDRDGNVHVPVGKVSFDTDKLVGNFKTIEDTIVKARPASVRGTFIENLVVTSTFTPAVRVDLASF from the coding sequence ATGGCAAAGAAAAGTAAACAATACCAAGAAGCCGCTAAGCTCGTTGATCGTGACAAAGCTTACGATGTAACTGAAGCGGTAGACTTGGTTAAAAAAATGGATTTCGCAAAATTTGATGCAACTGTTGAAGTTGCCTTCAAATTAAACGTTGATACAAAGCAAGCCGACCAACAACTTCGTGGCGCGGTTGTCCTTCCTAATGGTACCGGTAAAGATCAAACCGTTATCGTTTTCGCTAAGGGTGACAAGGCTAAAGAAGCTGAAGCAGCCGGTGCTGACTTTGTTGGTGAAACTGATTTAGTTCAGAAGATCCAAGACGGTTGGTTAGACTTTGACGTCGCAATCGCTACCCCTGACATGATGGCCCAAGTTGGTCGTTTAGGTCGGGTTCTTGGACCTAAAGGCTTAATGCCTAACCCTAAGACTGGTACGGTTACGATGGACGTTGCTAAAGCCGTTAACGATTCAAAAGCTGGTAAGGTGACTTACCGGACTGACCGTGACGGTAACGTTCATGTTCCTGTTGGCAAGGTATCATTTGATACTGACAAGTTAGTTGGTAACTTCAAGACTATTGAAGACACCATCGTTAAAGCTCGTCCAGCCTCAGTACGTGGGACTTTCATCGAAAACTTGGTTGTTACTTCAACCTTTACCCCAGCGGTACGTGTTGATTTAGCATCATTTTAA
- the rplJ gene encoding 50S ribosomal protein L10, translating to MSKETIAVKAQEVEEVAEQLKNSVSAIVVDYRGLTVEQVTDLRKQLREAGVKMRVIKNKIMVRAADKAGFEDLKPVFAGPTAVAFSEEDPVAPAKILANFAKTADALQLKGGVIEGKVADLETVQEYATMPSREELLATIANLLQAPVRNVAYAVKAVAEKGDEDAA from the coding sequence TTGAGTAAAGAAACAATTGCTGTTAAAGCACAAGAAGTCGAAGAAGTTGCAGAACAATTGAAGAACTCAGTATCAGCCATCGTTGTTGATTACCGTGGTTTGACGGTTGAACAAGTAACTGATTTACGTAAGCAATTACGTGAAGCCGGTGTTAAGATGCGCGTTATCAAGAACAAGATCATGGTGCGTGCCGCTGACAAGGCCGGATTTGAAGACTTAAAACCTGTATTTGCTGGTCCTACTGCCGTTGCCTTCTCTGAAGAAGACCCAGTTGCTCCTGCAAAGATCTTGGCTAACTTCGCGAAGACCGCTGACGCCCTTCAATTAAAGGGTGGCGTGATCGAAGGTAAAGTTGCTGATCTTGAAACTGTTCAAGAATACGCTACGATGCCATCACGTGAAGAATTATTGGCTACGATCGCTAACTTGTTACAAGCACCTGTTCGTAACGTTGCATACGCTGTTAAGGCGGTTGCTGAAAAAGGCGACGAAGACGCAGCTTAA
- the rplL gene encoding 50S ribosomal protein L7/L12, with product MAFDKDAIIDSLKEASISDLNDLVKAIEEEFDVSASAPVAVAGAAGGDAAAAKDSYDVELTESGDQKVKAIKAVRDITGLGLKDAKGLVDNVPSIIKEGVSEDEANDMKAKLEEVGGVVTLK from the coding sequence ATGGCTTTTGATAAAGATGCTATTATCGACTCATTAAAAGAAGCTTCAATCTCAGATTTAAACGACTTAGTTAAGGCTATCGAAGAAGAATTCGATGTCTCAGCTTCAGCTCCAGTTGCTGTTGCCGGTGCTGCTGGTGGCGACGCTGCTGCTGCTAAGGATTCATACGATGTTGAATTAACTGAATCTGGTGACCAAAAGGTTAAGGCTATTAAGGCCGTTCGTGATATCACTGGTCTTGGCTTGAAAGATGCCAAGGGTCTTGTTGATAACGTACCTTCAATCATCAAAGAAGGCGTTTCAGAAGACGAAGCCAACGATATGAAAGCTAAGCTTGAAGAAGTTGGTGGTGTCGTTACCCTTAAGTAA
- a CDS encoding DNA/RNA non-specific endonuclease, producing the protein MALIGTILLFATLYWFWRLHRRYRGRQWWRHSWPAVIALLVSFSILGTADESTQPTVKTKTVTKTHLVTAHNDKQLTALQAANRASASSLKQAVQKLSSSQKHIDELKTKNKQAGATSTTAPTKVSADHNPSNAALASKTYNGQQTITVNQNQPAFTTKDLSTSQGGWQQYGNLDSFNRVMAANALLNQSLMPKAEREALNVRPTGWHNKRISSGWLYNRSHLIGYQLTGQNNNIKNLMTGTRSLNDPEMTTYENQVAAYLKESPKNYVRYQVTPIFKGNELLARGVHMRGQSVGSNAVSFNVYIFNIQPGMTLNYADGTSQVNH; encoded by the coding sequence ATGGCATTAATCGGCACCATCTTATTATTTGCAACCCTGTATTGGTTCTGGCGCTTACATCGTCGCTACCGTGGCCGTCAATGGTGGCGGCATAGTTGGCCAGCCGTGATTGCATTGCTTGTCAGCTTTAGCATTCTCGGCACGGCTGATGAATCCACTCAGCCAACGGTGAAGACAAAAACTGTTACTAAGACACACTTAGTAACAGCTCATAATGACAAACAATTGACGGCACTTCAAGCAGCCAATCGTGCTTCTGCTAGCAGCTTAAAGCAGGCCGTGCAAAAGCTTTCAAGTAGCCAAAAACATATTGACGAACTCAAGACTAAAAACAAGCAAGCTGGCGCAACTTCAACAACAGCACCAACCAAGGTTAGTGCTGACCATAACCCAAGTAACGCTGCGTTGGCTAGTAAAACCTACAACGGCCAACAAACAATCACTGTTAATCAGAATCAGCCCGCATTCACCACTAAGGATCTCAGTACGAGTCAGGGTGGCTGGCAACAATACGGCAACTTAGACTCATTTAACCGAGTAATGGCCGCTAATGCCCTCCTAAATCAGTCACTGATGCCCAAAGCTGAACGTGAGGCCTTGAATGTTCGACCAACTGGCTGGCATAACAAACGCATTAGTAGCGGTTGGCTTTATAACCGTAGTCACCTGATTGGCTATCAATTAACTGGTCAGAACAACAATATTAAGAACCTCATGACTGGAACTCGTTCCTTGAATGATCCTGAAATGACTACTTATGAAAATCAAGTTGCAGCCTATTTGAAAGAAAGTCCTAAAAACTACGTCCGCTATCAAGTAACCCCCATTTTCAAAGGTAACGAACTGTTAGCCCGCGGTGTACACATGCGTGGTCAGTCAGTTGGTAGCAATGCCGTTAGTTTTAATGTCTACATTTTCAATATTCAGCCCGGTATGACCCTGAACTATGCTGATGGCACTAGTCAGGTCAATCACTAA